One window of Natrinema sp. SYSU A 869 genomic DNA carries:
- a CDS encoding LLM class flavin-dependent oxidoreductase, with translation MKFGIFPIEGGSRWTGVVEQCQVAEEVGFETCWVNDHQATEGDNYWPAPLTRLTSIAQGTEDLELVTSVLILPLYKPVEVAQRAAMLDNISDGRLTLGVGLGYVEKEFDAFDVPMDERAGRMIEGIQFIKEFFESDGPISYDCPFFSVEDWQPLPDTVQQPRPEVWIGGWGDKQIGRSVKFSDAWVPGVVADLATVEDRKELQQERVAETDQNWEEMSHPLMREAVIAETEEEVMERKKYLHTTYLDEYGGEFSHPLMNADSVEDFEELADDRFIYGTPEQIVEQIEAIQERFPLNELTLRFHHSGMPNDLVEEQIRLFGEEVIPAFN, from the coding sequence ATGAAATTCGGTATTTTCCCCATTGAGGGCGGCAGTCGATGGACGGGTGTCGTCGAGCAGTGCCAAGTAGCCGAGGAGGTCGGGTTCGAGACCTGCTGGGTCAACGATCACCAGGCGACGGAGGGCGACAACTACTGGCCCGCGCCGCTGACGCGCCTGACCAGCATCGCGCAGGGAACCGAGGACCTCGAGCTCGTGACGAGCGTGCTGATCCTTCCGTTGTACAAGCCCGTCGAGGTCGCCCAGCGTGCGGCGATGCTCGATAACATCTCTGACGGTCGGCTGACGCTGGGCGTCGGTCTCGGCTACGTCGAGAAGGAGTTCGATGCCTTCGACGTTCCGATGGACGAACGCGCGGGTCGGATGATCGAGGGCATCCAGTTCATCAAGGAGTTCTTCGAGTCCGACGGTCCCATCTCCTACGACTGCCCGTTCTTCTCAGTCGAGGACTGGCAGCCGCTCCCCGACACGGTCCAGCAGCCCCGACCTGAGGTCTGGATCGGTGGTTGGGGCGACAAGCAGATCGGTCGCTCCGTGAAGTTCTCCGACGCGTGGGTGCCCGGCGTCGTCGCCGACCTCGCTACCGTTGAGGACCGCAAGGAACTCCAGCAAGAACGCGTCGCAGAGACCGACCAGAACTGGGAGGAGATGTCCCACCCACTGATGCGCGAGGCCGTCATCGCCGAGACCGAAGAGGAGGTCATGGAGCGCAAGAAATACCTCCACACGACCTACCTTGACGAGTATGGCGGCGAGTTCTCCCACCCGCTGATGAACGCCGACAGCGTCGAGGACTTCGAGGAACTCGCGGACGACCGCTTCATCTACGGGACCCCCGAGCAGATCGTCGAGCAGATCGAAGCCATCCAAGAGCGGTTCCCCCTGAACGAACTCACCCTGCGCTTCCACCACTCCGGCATGCCCAACGACCTCGTCGAGGAACAGATCCGCCTGTTCGGCGAGGAAGTCATTCCCGCGTTCAACTAG
- a CDS encoding rhamnogalacturonan acetylesterase, protein MSSELITVHLIGDSTMADKAASDRPETGWGTPFTDRFDDSVTVKNHARNGRSTRTFLEEGRWQPVVRDLAETHYVFVQFGHNDEVPSKEQYTPEEEFEVNLEKFVAETREHGAEPVLLTPIARRHFDENGTPKDTHRVYSELTRTVARARDVPLINADERSRSLLRELGPEESKSLYLHLSPGEHPNYPDGKSDDTHFSEYGARRMAELVLDGIEELNLGLATHIVPDNR, encoded by the coding sequence ATGTCGTCCGAGCTGATCACTGTCCACCTGATCGGGGATTCCACCATGGCCGACAAGGCGGCGAGCGATCGCCCCGAAACGGGCTGGGGAACACCGTTCACCGACCGCTTCGATGACTCGGTGACGGTGAAAAACCACGCCCGCAACGGGCGCAGCACCCGCACCTTCTTAGAGGAAGGGCGCTGGCAGCCCGTCGTACGTGACTTGGCCGAGACCCACTACGTGTTCGTCCAATTCGGTCACAACGACGAGGTGCCCTCGAAAGAACAGTACACGCCCGAGGAGGAGTTCGAAGTCAACCTCGAGAAGTTCGTCGCCGAGACGCGCGAACACGGGGCAGAGCCGGTGCTACTCACGCCCATCGCGCGCCGTCACTTCGACGAGAATGGCACCCCGAAAGACACCCATCGGGTCTATTCGGAGTTGACACGAACCGTAGCACGGGCCCGTGACGTGCCGCTCATCAACGCGGACGAGCGGAGTCGGTCGCTCCTGCGCGAACTGGGGCCGGAAGAATCGAAATCCCTCTACCTCCATCTGTCGCCGGGCGAACACCCCAACTATCCCGACGGCAAATCCGACGACACGCACTTCAGCGAGTACGGGGCTCGCCGGATGGCCGAACTGGTACTTGACGGGATCGAAGAACTGAATCTCGGGCTGGCTACCCACATCGTACCGGACAATCGGTGA
- a CDS encoding SDR family NAD(P)-dependent oxidoreductase produces MDDSTVIVTGSSKGIGKELAEHFAAEGANVVTNSRDGARAEAVAEEIVADGGMAVGIGADVSDRDEVQALVDAAVNEFGSLDVMVNNAGNTVIGPALEMDPDDWRNVIEVNLTGVFFGMQAAGRQMVEQGTGGQIVNISSMIGQQGFAQRAPYCASKAGVDNLTRVFATELAEHDVHVNALAPGFIRTDITEQTQDAAGYTDEDVHRRAPLGRFGTMEEVANCVRFLAGGDHYITGEVLRADGGWMANAWGPTSN; encoded by the coding sequence AGCACTGTCATCGTCACCGGCTCGAGCAAGGGAATCGGCAAGGAACTCGCGGAACACTTCGCCGCGGAGGGCGCGAACGTCGTCACGAACTCCCGGGACGGCGCTCGCGCCGAGGCCGTCGCCGAGGAGATCGTCGCCGACGGCGGGATGGCCGTCGGGATCGGAGCGGACGTCAGTGATCGCGACGAGGTTCAGGCGCTCGTCGACGCCGCCGTCAACGAGTTCGGCTCGCTCGACGTCATGGTGAACAACGCCGGGAACACCGTCATCGGCCCCGCTCTCGAGATGGATCCCGACGACTGGCGGAACGTGATCGAGGTGAACCTGACCGGCGTCTTCTTCGGGATGCAGGCGGCGGGCCGGCAGATGGTCGAGCAGGGGACCGGCGGGCAGATCGTCAACATCAGCAGCATGATCGGCCAGCAGGGGTTCGCACAGCGGGCTCCCTACTGCGCCTCGAAGGCCGGCGTGGACAATCTGACCAGGGTGTTCGCGACCGAACTGGCGGAACACGACGTGCACGTGAACGCGCTGGCGCCGGGGTTCATCCGCACGGACATCACCGAACAGACCCAGGACGCGGCCGGCTACACCGACGAGGACGTACACCGGCGGGCGCCGCTCGGTCGGTTCGGAACGATGGAAGAGGTCGCGAACTGCGTCCGCTTCCTCGCCGGCGGCGACCACTACATCACCGGGGAGGTCCTCCGCGCCGACGGCGGCTGGATGGCCAACGCCTGGGGCCCGACGAGTAACTGA